The Aphis gossypii isolate Hap1 chromosome 3, ASM2018417v2, whole genome shotgun sequence genome includes a region encoding these proteins:
- the LOC126550939 gene encoding uncharacterized protein LOC126550939, translated as MYYMKSYRGVEKYVVSLISFENEEIEISSIDFLRLNTKGDTCMLWLHNKEIWCLLQIFLERNSRSWITKKRQDLGCVSPDQSYYMFNLGRSVKDSTANRPEWIDSSRLIIPLLENNHWTLIYVDFIKKTLSLKLTGFGTIKFKVYEEHMLNLWKRRREF; from the exons ATGTATTACATGAAGTCTTATCGTGGAGTTGAGAAATATGTGGTATCGCTAATTTCTTTTGAAAATGAAGAAATAGAAATATCTTCTATAGATTTTTTGCGTTTGAACACTAAAGGCGATACTTGTATGCTTTGGTtacataataaagaaatatggTGTTTGTTACAGATATTTTTGGAAAGAAATTCAAGGTCTTGGATCACTAAGAAGAGACAGGATTTAGGCTGTGTAAGTCCAGACCAATCTTACTATATGTTCAATCTTGGTAGGAGTGTTAAAGATTCTACTGCTAACAGACCTGAGTGGATTGATTCATCAAGGTTAATAATACCTTTACTGGAAAACAACCATTGGACATTAATCTatgtagattttataaaaaaaaca TTATCGCTCAAACTTACAGGATTTGGTACTATCAAGTTCAAAGTGTATGAAGAACATATGCTTAATTTGTGGAAAAGACGAAGggagttttaa
- the LOC114131454 gene encoding ATP synthase subunit O, mitochondrial — MASTKFTTVVRSLSSTSSQGMVKPPIKVFGIEGRYATALFSAGSKQNKLESIEKDLIKFQTALKSDKVLMEFVDNPINKRALKASTLQLAAKKLALSPPSSNFLSMLAENGRLKKLNSIINSFKIIMAAHRGDLPCIVTTAKPLDSAEQQELKKTLQAFSKKGETIKLELKVDPSLIGGMVVSIGDNMSI, encoded by the exons atggCATCCACAAAATTCACAACAGtc GTGAGGTCATTAAGCTCAACCTCATCCCAAGGAATGGTCAAA ccCCCAATCAAAGTATTTGGCATTGAAGGGCGTTATGCCACTGCTTTGTTTTCCGCTGGtagcaaacaaaataaattggaaTCCATTGaaaaagatttaattaaatttcag acTGCACTGAAATCCGATAAAGTCCTTATGGAATTTGTTGATAACCCAATTAACAAACGGGCATTAAAGGCTAGTACTTTACAATTGGCTGCAAAGAAACTTGCTCTTTCACCTCCGTCATCCAATTTTTTGA gcaTGTTGGCTGAAAATGGAAGattgaaaaaactaaattcaatCATTAAcagtttcaaaattatcatGGCTGCACACCGAGGAGACCTGCCATGTATTGTGACAACTGCTAAG cctTTGGATTCAGCTGAACAACAGGAACTTAAAAAGACATTACAAGCATTTTCGAAAAAAGGAGAGACAATTAAGTTAGAATTAAAAGTTGATCCTTCACTTATTGGTGGAATGGTAGTTAGCATTGGTGACAATATGTCGATATGA
- the LOC114131380 gene encoding histone-lysine N-methyltransferase SUV39H2-like, with protein sequence MSDDLSRNSNVDYPSTSGVNARYSNSPETTSSIILQDFKNKKIQKTTSSNLETDSNLSKNKATSSFKEKLDAFDAAILSADNFLKSFNKYPNNDKAMSEVVDNVDSNKNEKSRAENNSSSSGSNSSSRCSIETDEDISRDNFDQNSNDFTSKTNLMASTSKMKTLSKSLLHSNSDRGHKRSHQSDSESECEDTAIIIVPSVEEIVDPSYSYIVSDDKIQNFITNGKMIGDDNIVDAYDPTEIDEIINDEIILGTRFYLVKWKNWSKGFNTWERYGSLYKSQKILLKYIENKNKRVDGYLNPIDGTLLMMSRKMITTLFETFKTESGISLPTLLPEDISGLYNSLDVGTMNSQKYKNRSLQYFLPTIVLGYLRQRQLFNLKQWEIEINVVTQDNEIKVENNMDLEGPPDSFVYISEYVPQADIIISDDPPIGCHCKKNCKIPESCCYEMTGCLKAYDKNKNIVVNPGHPVYECNKKCKCSSACTNRVVQLGSKVNVCIYKTRRTGWGVKSTQNIQKGQFVARYIGEIITVEESEDRLRDGLSSIDYTWNLDFNDPQNYKYIIDGTHFANFTRFINHSCSSNLNVYAVWINCLDRNLPQLALFANRDIVAGEQLTTNYFSRIDKNTLKKSGIRCRCDMKNCNGYYF encoded by the exons ATGTCTGATGATCTATCCAGAAACTCTAATGTCGATTATCCAAGTACTtcg ggCGTCAATGCTCGTTATTCCAACTCGCCTGAAACAACCAGTTCAATCATCCTACAag ActtcaaaaataagaaaatccaAAAAACTACAAGTTCAAATTTAGAAACTGAttctaatttatcaaaaaataaagccACCAgcagttttaaagaaaaacttgATGCTTTTGATGCTGCTATATTGAGTGCTgacaactttttaaaatcttttaataaGTATCCAAATAATGATAAAGCCATGTCAGAAGTTGTTGATAATGTTGATAGTAATAAGAATGAAAAATCAAGAGCTGAAAACAATTCAAGTAGTAGTGGCagtaatagtagtagtagATGTAGCATAGAAACTGATGAAGATATTTCTAGGGATAACTTTGATCAAAACTCTAATGATTTTacttcaaaaactaatttaatggCTTCAACTTCCAAAATGAAAACTTTATCCAAAAGTTTACTACATTCTAATTCTGACCGAGGTCATAAACGTTCTCATCAATCTGATTCAGAATCAGAATGTGAAGATACTGCAATTATAATAGTTCCATCTGTTGAAGAAATTGTTGATCCATCATATAGTTACATAGTTTCtgatgataaaatacaaaattttataacaaatggaAAAATGATTGgagatgataatattgtagatGCCTATGATCCAACAGAAAtagatgaaattataaatgatgaaattattttaggtacaCGTTTCTATTTAGTAAAGTGGAAAAATTGGTCCAAGGGATTTAATACATGGGAACGTTATGGTTCTTTATATAAGTCTCAAAAAatcttacttaaatatattgaaaataaaaataaacgtgtaGATGGTTATTTAAATCCCATAGATGGAACGCTACTTATGATGTCTAGAAAAATGATTACTACACTATTTGAAACATTCAAAACTGAGTCTGGTATATCTCTGCCAACACTTTTACCTGAAGATATAAGTGGTTTATATAATAGTCTTGATGTCGGTACTATGAactcacaaaaatataaaaatcgatcattacaatattttttacctacaATTGTTTTGGGTTATTTAAGGCAACGACAGTTATTTAATCTTAAACAGTgggaaattgaaattaatgtaGTGACTCaagataatgaaattaaagtaGAAAATAACATGGATCTTGAAGGACCACCAGATTCATTCGTTTACATTTCTGAGTATGTTCCTCAAGctgacattattatatcagatGATCCTCCCATTGGTTgccattgtaaaaaaaattgtaaaattcctGAAAGTTGTTGTTACGAAATGACTGGTTGTTTAAAGgcttatgataaaaataagaatattgttGTAAATCCGGGTCACCCCGTGtatgaatgtaataaaaaatgtaaatgctcATCTGCTTGCACTAATAGGGTAGTTCAACTTGGTAGCAAagtaaatgtttgtatttataagacAAGAAGAACTGGCTGGGGTGTTAAATCTACCCAAAACATTCAGAAAGGTCAATTTGTAGCTAGATATATTGGTGAAATTATTACAGTTGAAGAATCTGAAGATCGCTTAAGAGATGGCTTGTCTAGTATTGACTATACGTGGAACTTGGATTTTAATGATCCacagaattataaatatatcattgatGGTACACACTTTGCCAATTTCACacgttttataaatcattcatGTAGTTCAAACCTAAACGTTTATGCTGTATGGATTAATTGCCTTGATAGAAATCTTCCACAGTTAGCATTATTTGCTAATAGAGACATTGTGGCTGGTGAACAACTCACTACTAATTACTTTTCtagaattgataaaaatactttgaaaaaatcTGGCATTAGATGTCGATGTGACATGAAAAACTGTAAtggctattatttttaa